Proteins from one Ananas comosus cultivar F153 linkage group 5, ASM154086v1, whole genome shotgun sequence genomic window:
- the LOC109710347 gene encoding putative receptor-like protein kinase At3g47110: protein MALASLVLVRRMEGFFRALFFLTILLYVISTARCTSTAATGIKEAASDRAALLSFKSLVDDDPFGALSSWNDGSLHYCRWRAVSCGRRHPDRVTALDLKSLRLAGFVSPSVANLTFLQRIDLSDNMLDGSIPEELGSLRRLRYLNLSVNSLSGTIPSSLGNCSNLQLLNLRGNKLSSEIPPTLSRLSGLRSLILSQNMLQGTIPDSLGNLSSLLFLSLDHNSLSGPMPPSFGSLLSLEMLEIQFTNLTGTIPPTLTNLSALNMLALRGNNLHGEIPHFAELPFLSRLDCSFNNLSGSIPTSLGRLSSLEYLMLGMNNLTGEMPSSLYNLSSLKTLELPYNQLEGTLLSDIGNALPNLQVLHMYHNQLEGRIPASLSNASELKDLELAFNAFHGTIPPSLGALQSLSWLQLHGNQLEARKPSDWSFITALTNCTSLRVLDLGDNLLQGMMPKSIVNLSTSLNLLSLGNNQISGIIPIEIEKRNSSDLGQPNTNRQALSREQ, encoded by the exons ATGGCTTTAGCTTCTCTTGTTCTAGTTCGTAGAATGGAAGGCTTTTTCcgtgcactattttttctcacCATTCTACTATATGTGATCTCTACCGCCCGGTGCacctccaccgccgccaccgGGATCAAAGAAGCTGCATCCGACCGCGCCGCCCTCCTCTCCTTCAAGTCCCTCGTCGACGATGATCCGTTCGGAGCGCTCTCCTCGTGGAACGACGGCTCTCTCCACTACTGCAGGTGGCGCGCCGTCTCTTGCGGCCGCCGCCATCCCGACCGTGTCACGGCCCTCGACCTCAAGTCTCTTCGCCTAGCCGGTTTCGTATCACCCTCGGTAGCCAACCTCACATTCCTCCAGAGGATCGACCTGTCTGACAACATGCTAGACGGGAGCATCCCGGAGGAGCTAGGAAGCCTACGTCGGCTGCGATATCTCAACCTGAGTGTGAATTCTCTTAGTGGAACAATCCCGTCTTCTCTCGGTAATTGCTCTAATCTTCAACTACTCAACTTGAGAGGTAATAAGCTCAGCAGCGAGATCCCGCCAACTCTATCGCGTCTTTCTGGTCTTAGAAGCCTTATCCTGAGTCAAAACATGTTACAAGGGACGATCCCAGATTCACTCGGGAATCTTTCTTCTctactctttctttctttagaTCATAATAGCCTGTCAGGACCCATGCCTCCATCCTTCGGTAGCCTTCTCTCCTTAGAGATGCTTGAAATCCAATTCACTAATCTCACAGGAACCATTCCGCCCACTCTCACAAATCTCTCCGCTCTGAACATGCTTGCGCTACGAGGAAACAACCTTCATGGTGAAATTCCTCACTTTGCAGAACTTCCGTTCCTCTCTCGCCTGGACTGCTCTTTTAATAATCTCTCCGGGTCGATCCCAACCTCGCTCGGACGACTTTCATCTCTCGAATATCTCATGCTCGGAATGAACAACTTAACAGGAGAAATGCCGTCATCCCTTTACAATCTATCATCCCTAAAGACCTTAGAACTCCCTTATAACCAACTCGAGGGAACTCTACTCTCGGACATCGGAAATGCTCTTCCAAACCTTCAAGTCCTTCATATGTATCATAATCAGCTCGAGGGGCGAATTCCAGCATCCTTGTCCAATGCTTCGGAGCTCAAGGACCTTGAGCTAGCGTTCAATGCATTCCATGGCACAATACCGCCGAGCCTTGGTGCCTTGCAGAGTCTCTCGTGGCTCCAATTGCATGGTAATCAACTCGAAGCCAGGAAGCCTAGCGATTGGAGCTTCATTACAGCACTGACCAACTGCACCAGTCTCCGAGTGTTGGATCTAGGAGATAATCTACTTCAAGGCATGATGCCCAAATCAATAGTCAATCTTTCCACTAGTCTTAATCTTTTGTCTCTAGGTAACAACCAAATATCAGGAATTATACCTATTGAGATTGAGAA GCGAAATTCATCCGACCTTGGGCAACCTAACACTAATCGACAAGCTCTATCTCGAGAACAATGA
- the LOC109709933 gene encoding probable LRR receptor-like serine/threonine-protein kinase At3g47570 — protein MLMLELLNLSNNRLSGSIPKEVLTLSSLTNFLDLSHNLLNGSLPLEVGNLINIGALDLSNNMLSGETPDTIGKCTILEILHLENNLFQGSIPSSISNLRGLQGLDLSKNLYSGPIPAFLDELPDLQYLNLSFNSFEGRVPMKGVFKNASEVSLIGNPKLCGGIPELHLPKCTSNAFAAKHHSDYKLKVILIPIGGAILCLIIIMGLLGIHQLIKNSRRKPLSRFSLRNRHKKVSYDEIFRATNGFSSDNMIGTGTFGSVYKAAMNYENAGIVAVKVLNLQQHGAFRSFMSECEALRSIRHRNLVKILTSCSSLDHRGNDFMALVFEYMPNGSLEEWLHPNARENRPFRSLSLIQRLSIAVDVASALEYLHHGGSVPIVHCDLKPSNVLLDNEMTAHLGDFGLAKFLRQPSDESSERSSTSTVGIKGSIGYVPPEYGMGCKPSRLGDVYSYGILLLEMFTGMSPLDDKFKDGLSLRGYVRAAVASPEHLMDIIDRNLHSADQAYREEHVRDCLVSVFDCGLSCSNESPHGRCDMTEVLKVLSAARERLLS, from the exons ATGTTAATGCTAGAGTTGTTAAATCTATCAAATAATAGGCTAAGCGGTAGCATTCCTAAAGAAGTTTTGACCCTTTCATCGCTCACAAACTTTCTTGACTTGTCGCATAATTTACTGAACGGTTCATTACCGTTGGAAGTGGGCAACTTGATAAATATCGGGGCGCTTGATCTCTCAAATAACATGCTCTCTGGTGAGACTCCAGACACCATCGGCAAATGCACCATCTTGGAAATTCTTCATTTAGAGAATAACTTATTTCAAGGGTCCATTCCTTCCTCCATAAGCAATTTAAGAGGGCTTCAGGGCCTTGATCTCTCAAAAAACCTCTACTCTGGCCCGATACCCGCATTCCTTGATGAGCTCCCGGATCTACAATACTTGAATCTCTCCTTCAACAGTTTCGAGGGTCGAGTGCCGATGAAAGGGGTTTTTAAGAATGCGAGTGAAGTCTCGCTTATCGGAAACCCTAAACTCTGTGGCGGAATTCCAGAATTACACTTGCCGAAATGCACGTCAAATGCCTTCGCAGCAAAACATCACTCTGATTATAAACTCAAGGTAATTCTCATTCCCATAGGTGGagcaattttgtgtttgattatAATCATGGGCTTGCTTGGGATACATCAGTTGATAAAAAACTCTCGAAGAAAACCGCTGTCAAGGTTTTCCTTAAGAAACCGACACAAGAAAGTATCATACGATGAGATTTTCAGGGCTACAAATGGGTTCTCCTCAGATAATATGATCGGCACGGGAACTTTTGGGTCGGTTTATAAAGCCGCCATGAACTATGAAAACGCCGGCATCGTCGCGGTGAAAGTGCTTAACCTTCAACAGCATGGGGCTTTCAGGAGTTTTATGTCTGAATGTGAGGCCCTGAGAAGCATTCGACATCGAAATCTTGTCAAAATTCTTACATCGTGCTCTAGTTTGGATCACCGCGGTAACGATTTCATGGCCTTGGTATTTGAGTACATGCCTAATGGAAGCTTAGAAGAGTGGCTACATCCAAATGCACGCGAGAATAGGCCATTTAGAAGCCTAAGCCTAATCCAGAGGTTGAGCATAGCTGTCGACGTAGCCTCGGCATTAGAGTATCTTCATCACGGAGGGTCCGTGCCGATTGTTCACTGTGATCTTAAGCCCAGCAACGTCCTTCTGGACAATGAAATGACGGCGCACCTGGGCGATTTCGGGTTAGCAAAGTTTCTGCGACAACCGTCCGACGAATCATCAGAGCGTTCATCTACCAGCACTGTGGGAATCAAAGGATCTATTGGTTATGTTCCTCCAG AGTATGGAATGGGCTGTAAACCATCTAGGCTTGGTGATGTGTACAGCTACGGAATTCTTCTGCTGGAAATGTTCACTGGAATGAGCCCCCTCGACGACAAGTTCAAAGATGGGCTGAGCCTTCGTGGATATGTTCGTGCTGCTGTTGCTTCTCCTGAACATCTCATGGACATCATAGACAGAAACCTGCACTCAGCTGATCAAGCTTATCGTGAAGAGCATGTGCGAGATTGCTTAGTTTCGGTGTTCGACTGCGGTCTCTCCTGCTCGAATGAATCACCACACGGACGATGCGACATGACGGAAGTCTTAAAGGTGCTTAGTGCAGCAAGAGAGAGGCTTCTTAGCTAA
- the LOC109710348 gene encoding LRR receptor-like serine/threonine-protein kinase EFR, translating into MEGFFHAVFFLIILLYVIFTTWCTATAAAGIKEAASDRAALLSFKSLVDDAPFGALSSWNNGSLHYCRWRGVSCSRRHPDRVMALNLTSLSLAGFVSPAVANLTFLRTMDLSDNKLGGHIPEELGSLHRLRYLNLSVNSLRRTIPSSLGNCSNLQQLILADNKLNGNNSLSGAIPPSFVSLLSLQILEIQDASLTGTISSTLANLSSLNMLLLQGNNLHGEIPHFAELPFLSYLDCSINYLFREIPISLGRLSSLEYLVLGMNNLTGDIPSSLYNLSSLKALDLFYNQLEGTLPSNMGNALPNLQVLLMYDNQLGGRIPASLSNASELNDLELSFNAFHGTIPPSLGALQSLLWLDLHSNRLEARKRSDWSFITALTNCTSLLVLDLRNNLLQGMMPKSLVNLSTSLYILGLTNNHISGIIPSEIENFINLTVLDMSVNDLRGTIPIEISHLWQLQYLDLSNNMLSGEIPPILGNLTRMDLLYLGSNEFEGAIPPTLSNMLVLESLNLSNNRLSGSIPQEVLTLSSLTNFLDLSHNLLNGSLPLEIGNLINIGALDLSNNRLSGEIPNTIGKCAILEILHLENNLLQGSIPPSISNLRGLKEFDLSKNFYSGQIPAFLDELPDLQYLNLSFNSFEGRVPMKGVFKNASEVSLIGNPKLCGGIPELHLPKCTSDAFAAKHNSDYKLKGYKWVLLG; encoded by the exons ATGGAAGGCTTTTTCCATGCAGTATTTTTTCTCATCATTCTACTATATGTGATCTTCACCACCTGGTGCACCGCCACTGCCGCTGCCGGGATCAAAGAAGCTGCATCCGACCGCGCTGCTCTCCTCTCCTTCAAGTCCCTAGTCGATGACGCTCCGTTCGGAGCGCTCTCCTCGTGGAACAACGGCTCTCTCCACTACTGCAGGTGGCGTGGTGTCTCCTGCAGCCGCCGCCATCCCGACCGGGTCATGGccctcaacctcacatctctcagCCTAGCCGGTTTCGTATCGCCCGCCGTAGCCAACCTCACATTCCTCCGGACGATGGACCTGTCCGACAACAAGCTAGGCGGGCACATCCCGGAGGAGTTAGGAAGCCTACACCGGCTGCGATATCTCAACCTGAGTGTGAATTCTCTTCGCAGAACGATCCCGTCTTCGCTTGGCAATTGCTCTAATCTTCAACAACTCATCTTGGCAGATAATAAGCTCAACG GTAACAATAGCTTATCAGGAGCCATTCCTCCATCCTTCGTTAGCCTTCTCTCCTTGCAGATACTTGAAATCCAAGATGCTAGTCTCACAGGAACCATCTCGTCCACTCTCGCGAACCTCTCCTCTTTGAACATGCTTTTGCTACAAGGAAACAACCTTCATGGTGAAATTCCTCACTTTGCAGAACTTCCATTCCTCTCTTACCTGGACTGCTCTATTAATTATCTCTTCCGGGAGATCCCAATCTCGCTCGGACGACTTTCATCTCTCGAATATCTCGTTCTCGGGATGAACAACTTAACAGGGGACATACCGTCATCCCTTTACAATCTATCATCCCTGAAGGCCTTAGATCTCTTTTATAACCAGCTCGAGGGAACTCTACCCTCCAATATGGGAAATGCTCTTCCGAACCTTCAAGTCCTTCTTATGTATGATAATCAGCTCGGGGGGCGAATTCCAGCATCCTTGTCCAATGCTTCTGAGCTCAACGACCTTGAGCTATCGTTCAATGCATTCCACGGCACGATACCGCCGAGCCTTGGAGCCTTGCAGAGTCTTTTGTGGCTTGACCTGCACAGCAATCGACTTGAAGCCAGGAAGCGTAGTGATTGGAGCTTCATTACGGCACTCACCAACTGCACCAGTCTCCTAGTATTGGATCTAAGAAACAATCTACTTCAAGGCATGATGCCCAAATCACTAGTCAATCTTTCCACTAGTCTTTATATTTTGGGACTCACCAACAACCACATATCAGGAATCATACCTAGTGAGATTGAGAATTTCATCAATCTTACTGTTCTTGACATGAGTGTTAACGATCTTCGAGGCACCATTCCGATAGAAATCAGTCATCTTTGGCAATTACAGTACTTGGATCTGTCGAACAACATGCTCTCGGGCGAAATTCCACCCATTTTGGGCAACCTAACACGAATGGACCTGCTCTATCTTGGCAGCAATGAATTTGAAGGAGCCATTCCGCCGACATTAAGCAACATGTTAGTGCTAGAGTCGTTAAATCTATCAAATAATAGGCTAAGCGGTAGCATTCCACAAGAAGTTTTGACCCTTTCATCGCTCACGAACTTCCTTGACTTGTCGCATAATTTACTGAACGGTTCATTACCGTTGGAAATCGGCAACTTGATAAATATCGGGGCGCTTGATCTCTCAAATAACAGGCTCTCTGGTGAGATTCCAAACACCATCGGTAAATGCGCCATCTTGGAAATTCTTCATTTAGAGAATAACTTACTTCAAGGGTCCATTCCTCCCTCCATCAGCAATTTAAGAGGGCTTAAGGAGTTTGATCTCTCAAAAAACTTCTACTCGGGCCAAATACCTGCATTCCTTGATGAGCTCCCAGATCTACAATACTTGAATCTCTCCTTCAACAGTTTCGAGGGTCGAGTGCCGATGAAAGGGGTTTTTAAGAATGCGAGCGAAGTCTCAC